From a region of the Calliphora vicina chromosome 4, idCalVici1.1, whole genome shotgun sequence genome:
- the Ubqn gene encoding ubiquilin-1, translating into MAEGGNRRILVNVKTPKDKKVIEIDEDSGIKDFKAMVAEKFEAEPEQLVLIFAGKIMKDTDTLQTHNIKDGLTVHLVIKAKTRSNETAQRPPADVRQTPFGLNTMGGLSGVEALGAGSGSFMDLQARMQNELLNNGDMLRTMLDNPLVQQMMNNPDVMRQLITSNPQMQDLMQRNPEISHMLNNPELLRQTMELARNPSMLQELMRSHDRALSNLESVPGGYNALQRIYRDIQEPMMNAATESLSRNPFAGLVDNGGGANPQMGTENREPLPNPWGGRGNESGTGAAGANPDLPPRGVLNTPAMQSLMQQMAENPSLMQNLLNAPYTRSMFDAMNQDPDMASRLLSTSPMLANNPQLQDQVRNMMPQFLAQMQNPEVMNMLTNPEAINAIMQIQQGMEQLRSAAPGLVGSLGVPPPPPGNTNIDTNTTNTTTNTSADSNPTVAPGGGPNAQLFNDFMSRMLNGMSTTADNTQPPEVRYQSQLEQLASMGFGNREANLQALIATFGDINAAVERLLSLNQLSLS; encoded by the exons atggcaGAAGGTGGAAATCGAAGAATTTTGGTCAATGTTAAAACACCCAAAGATAAAAAAGTCATTGAAATCGATGAAGATTCTGGAATTAAGGAT ttcaaaGCCATGGTAGCTGAAAAATTCGAAGCCGAACCTGAACAATTAGTGTTAATTTTTGCCGGTAAAATTATGAAAGACACAGACACCTTGCAGACACACAACATTAAAGATGGTTTGACTGTTCATTTGGTGATTAAAGCCAAGACCCGTTCAAATGAAACAGCACAGCGTCCCCCAGCTGATGTTAGACAGACCCCTTTTGGTCTCAATACAATGGGTGGTCTGTCGGGCGTAGAAGCCTTGGGAGCCGGTTCGGGTTCGTTTATGGACTTGCAAGCTCGCATGCAAAATGAATTGCTTAACAATGGCGATATGTTGCGTACAATGCTGGATAATCCATTGGTCCAACAAATGATGAATAATCCCGATGTCATGCGTCAATTGATTACCTCAAATCCACAAATGCAGGATTTAATGCAACGCAATCCTGAAATATCCCATATGTTGAACAATCCCGAATTGTTGCGTCAAACTATGGAATTGGCACGTAATCCATCGATGCTGCAGGAGTTAATGCGTTCTCACGATCGTGCTCTATCCAATTTGGAATCGGTGCCTGGCGGTTACAATGCCTTGCAACGTATTTATCGTGATATTCAGGAACCTATGATGAATGCCGCTACTGAGTCATTATCACGCAATCCTTTTGCTGGTCTCGTAGATAATGGAGGAG gTGCTAATCCACAAATGGGCACTGAAAACCGTGAACCTCTTCCAAATCCATGGGGAGGTCGTGGCAATGAAAGTGGTACTGGTGCTGCTGGCGCTAATCCCGATTTACCACCTCGTGGCGTGCTCAACACTCCCGCCATGCAAAGTCTAAtgcaacaaatggctgagaatcCGTCTCTAATGCAAAATCTACTAAATGCACCCTATACACGATCAATGTTCGATGCTATGAATCAAGATCCCGACATGGCTTCACGCCTCCTCAGCACCAGTCCAATGCTGGCCAATAATCCACAATTGCAGGATCAAGTACGGAATATGATGCCTCAGTTCTTGGCACAAATGCAAAATCCCGAAGTTATGAACATGTTAACAAATCCTGAGGCCATAAATGCCATAATGCAAATACAACAGGGAATGGAACAATTGAGATCTGCTGCTCCCGGTTTAGTTGGTTCATTGGGTGTGCCACCACCACCGCCTGGCAATACTAACATTGACACGAATACGACAAATACCACAACTAACACGTCGGCCGACAGTAATCCCACTGTAGCACCCGGTGGTGGTCCAAATGCTCAATTGTTTAATGATTTTATGAGTCGCATGTTGAATGGTATGTCTACTACGGCCGATAACACCCAACCCCCAGAAGTTCGCTATCAATCCCAACTGGAACAATTAGCCTCCATGGGTTTCGGAAATCGTGAAGCtaatttacaag CACTTATTGCAACTTTTGGCGACATAAATGCAGCTGTTGAGCGATTGCTATCATTAAATCAATTATCTCTAAGTTAA
- the LOC135958244 gene encoding probable RNA-binding protein CG14230 has product MESSRFFVANLPANTTENDLRNLFQDYGQIKNIELKTKENLVDPDDIKIIAFVTLYIGAEDAQYSLNDLNWQKVHGQNIKVSLAKESFLERLKREREEANAGGDGTMQVSEQPPELQSELLKVPRENKRKTFDVDAELDDDEVAPELMISKKRAASSMHNGRIVIQSQDVQPIHVIETKHKKKKQLDTKSSTADQKRKESLNKMKNQYQQNKTAIQQALQGLDGKSSNKIKFSDAESDQEDQNPQESVKKSNMDIFGSGDESDEDEVGFKELPQGKKGEKLVQMQAKQSLDPRFRIDAKFVEDDDEDENEESEKNKSNDDAGDEIDDERQWQMNILEQVVGTKLDTVKSSDKSQKNKKMLRYDPSKDEHQKFERSREEDTQIKKSKQKQSKIKDSGEDESASGAPAEVSKEVFYVVTDTLQQSLRTRGEGFSLLNMFGNSEQLDQRDEQLKQLGNEKILVNNNKLEKSFTVNPFSYDSSSESEGEEMSNDQENVGPKEGDKADTQVLKKSKKKPKIATESFFIPKNDIRLKEGSKFFIYKKTDEATTENYEEVRNRLKLLIKTKITKTKKNLANAGYKGKRKV; this is encoded by the exons ATGGAATCTTCAAGATTTTTTGTGGCTAATTTGCCAGCAAATACCACAGAAAATGATTTGAGAAATTTATTCCAAGATTATggccaaataaaaaatattgaattgaaaactaaagaaaatcttgtcgATCCGGACGATATCAAAATTATAGCTTTCGTGACACTATACATTGGAGCAGAGGATGCACAATATA GTTTAAATGACTTAAATTGGCAAAAGGTCCATGGACAAAATATTAAGGTTTCCTTGGCTAAGGAATCTTTTCTGGAACGTTTGAAGCGTGAACGAGAAGAAGCTAATGCTGGCGGCGATGGAACAATGCAAGTGTCCGAACAACCTCCAGAATTACAGTCTGAATTGTTAAAGGTGCCACGTGAAAACAAACGCAAAACCTTTGATGTCGATGCTGAACTGGACGATGATGAAGTGGCACCGGAATTGATGATTAGCAAAAAACGCGCAGCCAGTTCTATGCACAATGGTAGAATTGTTATTCAAAGCCAGGATGTTCAGCCCATACATGTTATTGAAACGAAACAcaagaagaaaaaacaattgGATACTAAATCTAGCACTGCTGATCAAAAACGTAAGGAGtccttaaataaaatgaaaaaccagtaccaacaaaataaaactgcCATTCAGCAAGCTCTACAAGGTTTG GATGGCAAATCTTCGAACAAAATTAAGTTTAGCGATGCTGAAAGCGATCAAGAAGATCAAAACCCTCaagaaagtgtaaaaaaatcaaacatgGATATTTTCGGATCTGGGGATGAGAGCGATGAAGATGAAGTAGGCTTTAAAGAATTGCCTCAGGGTAAAAAAGGAGAAAAGTTAGTGCAAATGCAAGCCAAACAAAGTTTGGATCCACGTTTCCGAATTGATGCCAAATTTGTagaagatgatgatgaagatgaaaACGAAGAGTCTGAAAAGAATAAATCAAACGATGATGCAGGTGATGAAATTGATGATGAACGACAATGGCAAATGAATATATTGGAACAAGTAGTGGGCACTAAATTGGACACAGTAAAAAGTTCTGACAAGTCtcagaaaaataagaaaatgttaCGTTATGATCCCTCTAAAGATGAACATCAAAAATTCGAACGCAGCCGTGAAGAAGACACTCAAATAaagaaatcaaaacaaaaacaaagcaaaattaAGGACTCTGGGGAAGACGAGAGTGCATCTGGCGCCCCTGCAGAGGTATCAAAAGAAGTGTTTTATGTTGTAACTGACACGCTGCAGCAATCGCTGCGCACTCGTGGAGAAGGTTTCAGCTTGTTGAATATGTTTGGCAACTCAGAACAACTGGACCAGCGTGACGAACAGCTTAAACAACTGGGCAATGAAAAGATTTTagttaataacaataaattggaaaaatcaTTTACGGTTAATCCCTTCAGCTACGATTCTTCGTCTGAATCGGAGGGCGAAGAAATGTCCAACGACCAAGAAAACGTTGGTCCCAAGGAGGGTGACAAAGCCGACACACAggttttgaaaaaatccaagaaaaaacctaaaattgctACTGAATCGTTCTTCATACCCAAGAATGATATACGCCTCAAAG AGGGTTCCAAATTCtttatctataagaaaactgatgAAGCTACAACCGAAAATTACGAAGAAGTCCGTAATCGTTTGAAATTATtgattaaaactaaaatcacGAAGACTAAAAAGAACTTAGCCAATGCTGGGTATAAAGGAAAGAGGAaggtttaa
- the meso18E gene encoding uncharacterized protein meso18E isoform X2: protein MQNTQICASIDDRSSSTSLKMETRTPTSVYHHHRAPRTPESYFNVPESIALLNIVKSERIQSAFQSNRKNHASVWEMVAEVLNRYSARKRSAKQCCNRYENLKKIYTQLKKNPERHVRRNWPYMFLFKEIEEQRGECWGSNSKRMALIAKNQNELSYYHRRRQAAEFGALLDKQTQAAVVAQHNLLQSLAAVHSNDSNSNCKLERFLPNHFVEAQLGNDTSNTNGADGVYDDSSPLPLQAARKEEIHDIADDLPDAAAAAAAAAHNLLQAHVNGVTAVNANELKESLAQEYEKDCNGALNLQTSDNNNVSMKSEPMSDGEFNPDDIQLMQTNYNGSQNYYSNNMDHNILHPDVIVDTDNLSECSSGGGSPKCKRKLSTSTDGDSTNYELIEYLKRREKRDEELLRRMDAREERLVSLLERTVVAIEALVQQKCTHNTTTTDKIDVVTTPIKICNGNATHAETKAAAAVTDAVTSDESSEKID, encoded by the exons gaAACTCGAACTCCCACCAGTGTCTATCACCATCATCGTGCTCCACGCACTCCTGAAAGTTATTTCAATGTACCCGAATCAATAGCTCTGCTAAATATCGTCAAATCGGAACGAATACAAAGTGCATTTCAATCGAATCGTAAAAATCATGCCAGCGTTTGGGAAATGGTTGCCGAAGTACTCAATCGTTATAGTGCACGAAAGCGATCGGCGAAACAGTGTTGCAATCGTTATGAGAATCTCAAGAAAATCTATACACAACTGAAAAAGAATCCAGAACGACATGTAAGACGCAACTGGCCCTACATGTTTCTGTTCAAAGAGATTGAGGAACAGAGAGGTGAATGTTGGGGTTCGAATAGCAAGCGAATGGCTTTAATagctaaaaatcaaaatgaattgtCGTACTATCATCGAAGGCGACAGGCAGCTGAATTCGGAGCGCTGCTGGATAAGCAAACACAAGCTGCTGTTGTGGCTCAACACaatttattgcaaagtttagccGCAGTCCATTCCAATGATTCGAATAGCAATTGTAAGCTGGAGCGTTTTCTGCCCAATCATTTTGTCGAGGCTCAACTGGGCAATGACACCAGTAACACAAATGGTGCCGACGGCGTCTATGATGACTCGTCACCACTGCCTTTACAAGCGGCGCGTAAAGAGGAAATACACGATATAGCCGATGATCTACCAGATGCTGCTGCAGCCGCAGCAGCTGCCGCCCACAATTTATTACAAGCCCATGTCAATGGTGTAACGGCGGTTAATGCGAATGAACTAAAAGAGTCTCTGGCTCAAGAATACGAAAAAGACTGCAATGGTGCTCTCAACCTACAGACCAGTGACAACAATAATGTCTCAATGAA ATCTGAACCAATGTCGGATGGTGAATTCAATCCAGATGATATTCAGCTAatgcaaacaaattataatgg GTCTCAAAACTACTACTCAAATAATATGGATCACAATATTTTACATCCCGATGTCATAGTCGATACAGACAATCTATCCGAATGCAGTAGTGGCGGAGGCTCCCCGAAATGCAAACGAAAGTTATCAACTTCAACCGATGGTGACAGCACGAACTATGAATTGATCGAATATTTAAAGAGACGTGAAAAACGTGACGAGGAACTGCTAAGACGGATGGATGCTCGAGAGGAGAGACTGGTTAGTTTGCTGGAAAGAACCGTGGTCGCCATAGAGGCTTTGGTGCAACAAAAATGCACCCATAACACAACAACGACCGATAAAATCGATGTTGTGACAACACCTATAAAGATCTGCAATGGAAATGCTACACATGCTGAGACTAAAGCAGCTGCCGCTGTTACAGATGCAGTCACATCAGATGAAAGTAGTGAGAAAATTGATTGA
- the meso18E gene encoding uncharacterized protein meso18E isoform X1: protein MQNTQICASIDDRSSSTSLKMETRTPTSVYHHHRAPRTPESYFNVPESIALLNIVKSERIQSAFQSNRKNHASVWEMVAEVLNRYSARKRSAKQCCNRYENLKKIYTQLKKNPERHVRRNWPYMFLFKEIEEQRGECWGSNSKRMALIAKNQNELSYYHRRRQAAEFGALLDKQTQAAVVAQHNLLQSLAAVHSNDSNSNCKLERFLPNHFVEAQLGNDTSNTNGADGVYDDSSPLPLQAARKEEIHDIADDLPDAAAAAAAAAHNLLQAHVNGVTAVNANELKESLAQEYEKDCNGALNLQTSDNNNVSMNFSNSSRSEPMSDGEFNPDDIQLMQTNYNGSQNYYSNNMDHNILHPDVIVDTDNLSECSSGGGSPKCKRKLSTSTDGDSTNYELIEYLKRREKRDEELLRRMDAREERLVSLLERTVVAIEALVQQKCTHNTTTTDKIDVVTTPIKICNGNATHAETKAAAAVTDAVTSDESSEKID from the exons gaAACTCGAACTCCCACCAGTGTCTATCACCATCATCGTGCTCCACGCACTCCTGAAAGTTATTTCAATGTACCCGAATCAATAGCTCTGCTAAATATCGTCAAATCGGAACGAATACAAAGTGCATTTCAATCGAATCGTAAAAATCATGCCAGCGTTTGGGAAATGGTTGCCGAAGTACTCAATCGTTATAGTGCACGAAAGCGATCGGCGAAACAGTGTTGCAATCGTTATGAGAATCTCAAGAAAATCTATACACAACTGAAAAAGAATCCAGAACGACATGTAAGACGCAACTGGCCCTACATGTTTCTGTTCAAAGAGATTGAGGAACAGAGAGGTGAATGTTGGGGTTCGAATAGCAAGCGAATGGCTTTAATagctaaaaatcaaaatgaattgtCGTACTATCATCGAAGGCGACAGGCAGCTGAATTCGGAGCGCTGCTGGATAAGCAAACACAAGCTGCTGTTGTGGCTCAACACaatttattgcaaagtttagccGCAGTCCATTCCAATGATTCGAATAGCAATTGTAAGCTGGAGCGTTTTCTGCCCAATCATTTTGTCGAGGCTCAACTGGGCAATGACACCAGTAACACAAATGGTGCCGACGGCGTCTATGATGACTCGTCACCACTGCCTTTACAAGCGGCGCGTAAAGAGGAAATACACGATATAGCCGATGATCTACCAGATGCTGCTGCAGCCGCAGCAGCTGCCGCCCACAATTTATTACAAGCCCATGTCAATGGTGTAACGGCGGTTAATGCGAATGAACTAAAAGAGTCTCTGGCTCAAGAATACGAAAAAGACTGCAATGGTGCTCTCAACCTACAGACCAGTGACAACAATAATGTCTCAATGAA TTTTTCAAACTCTTCTAGATCTGAACCAATGTCGGATGGTGAATTCAATCCAGATGATATTCAGCTAatgcaaacaaattataatgg GTCTCAAAACTACTACTCAAATAATATGGATCACAATATTTTACATCCCGATGTCATAGTCGATACAGACAATCTATCCGAATGCAGTAGTGGCGGAGGCTCCCCGAAATGCAAACGAAAGTTATCAACTTCAACCGATGGTGACAGCACGAACTATGAATTGATCGAATATTTAAAGAGACGTGAAAAACGTGACGAGGAACTGCTAAGACGGATGGATGCTCGAGAGGAGAGACTGGTTAGTTTGCTGGAAAGAACCGTGGTCGCCATAGAGGCTTTGGTGCAACAAAAATGCACCCATAACACAACAACGACCGATAAAATCGATGTTGTGACAACACCTATAAAGATCTGCAATGGAAATGCTACACATGCTGAGACTAAAGCAGCTGCCGCTGTTACAGATGCAGTCACATCAGATGAAAGTAGTGAGAAAATTGATTGA